Proteins from one Panicum virgatum strain AP13 chromosome 7K, P.virgatum_v5, whole genome shotgun sequence genomic window:
- the LOC120641815 gene encoding uncharacterized protein LOC120641815 isoform X1, with translation MCAKVTTLIALLSVAEKKLTGLRFLQAGALSPTKLRMKIMGAHNRVRVITSNSSSRTSPAKNVEASQAQNRLLVCDVLEEDNSDGTKHPSEINKTEAVGKDSALYVNKVQNTSKSSVPQPATSNSSMIHPVRPVEEDSAECHNGLDNASTSSFEFHGGDKPATQNPAAGYFSRQASSKWNDAEKWIVNRQNVNQNISKGTAQNQTVHQMNSAAARGVIVPKISGRPVQKMKRVNPALSAPRSILERLSFASYQPKLVRHADVCPVSSSSATPEYHKATDTGSEIEVKPCNEPKAISTVQSVSVRDVGTEMTPIPSQEPSRTGTPLGSMTPTRSPNCSIPSTPVGGRSVASPGEDNTDDGPYFNRKGGTHGNELSDTEMRLKTRQEIAALGIQLGKMNIATWARKEELELVSAAPSIADLEQMKKEYASRAASYEEAENTKHTARFKKEEVKIEAWESRQRAKIESEMRRIEECAERMRSEAMAKMAEKLEMTRRIAEEKRASANAKMNQQAAIAVQKAEKIRQTGGVPGSNILCCSGYFCGP, from the exons atgtgtgcaaaaGTTACCACCTTGATTGCATTATTATCAGTTGCTGAGAAAAAACTTACAGGCTTGAGGTTCCTGCAGGCTGGTGCCCTTTCTCCAACAAAGCTAAGGATGAAGATTATGGGGGCCCACAATCGAGTAAGAGTTATCACCAGCAACTCATCATCGCGAACATCACCTGCAAAAAACGTTGAAGCGTCACAAGCGCAGAACAGGTTACTAGTCTGTGATGTTCTTGAAGAAG ACAACTCAGATGGCACCAAACACCCTTCAGAAATTAACAAAACTGAAGCTGTAGGAAAGGATTCAGCCTTATATGTCAATAAGGTTCAGAACACTTCCAAGAGTTCAGTTCCCCAACCAGCAACAAGCAACTCGAGCATGATACATCCAGTGAGACCTGTGGAAGAAGACAGTGCTGAATGTCATAATGGGCTTGACAATGCTAGTACTAGTAGCTTTGAGTTCCATGGAGGTGACAAGCCGGCGACGCAGAATCCAGCAGCGGGGTATTTCTCCAGACAGGCTTCCTCGAAGTGGAATGACGCTGAGAAATGGATCGTGAACCGGCAGAATGTTAATCAGAACATCTCCAAAGGCACAGCACAGAATCAGACTGTACACCAGATGAATTCTGCTGCAGCCAGGGGCGTCATTGTGCCCAAAATTTCTGGTCGCCCTGTGCAGAAAATGAAGAGAGTGAATCCAGCTTTGTCTGCTCCACGTAGCATATTAGAGAGGTTATCTTTTGCTTCGTATCAGCCAAAGTTGGTTAGGCATGCTGATGTCTGTCCAGTTAGTAGTTCTAGTGCTACCCCCGAGTATCACAAGGCAACTGATACTGGTTCAGAAATAGAAGTGAAGCCCTGCAACGAACCAAAGG CTATTTCAACAGTTCAGTCAGTGTCCGTGAGAGATGTTGGCACAGAAATGACTCCGATACCTAGTCAGGAACCTTCAAGGACGGGAACTCCACTTGGGTCAATGACTCCAACTCGAAGCCCTAATTGTTCGATACCATCAACACCTGTAGGAGGGAGGTCAGTAGCATCACCTGGAGAAGACAACACAGATGATGGACCATATTTCAACAGAAAAGGTGGTACACATGGAAATGAATTGTCAGATACTGAAATGAGGCTCAAGACAAGGCAAGAAATTGCCGCTCTCGGTATACAGCTAGGTAAGATGAACATTGCTACATGGGCCAGAAAAGAAGAGCTAGAACTAGTCTCTGCAGCACCGAGCATTGCTGATTTGGAGCAGATGAAGAAGGAATATGCTTCCCGTGCTGCATCATATGAGGAGGCAGAAAATACTAAACATACAGCAAG ATTCAAAAAGGAAGAGGTGAAGATTGAAGCTTGGGAAAGTCGTCAAAGAGCAAAAATTGAATCTGAAATGAGAAGAATAGAG GAATGTGCTGAGAGAATGAGAAGTGAGGCCATGGCGAAGATGGCTGAAAAGCTAGAGATGACACGCCGCATCGCTGAAGAGAAACGAGCTTCAGCCAATGCCAAAATGAACCAGCAAGCAGCAATAGCAGTTCAGAAGGCTGAGAAGATTCGCCAAACAGGAGGAGTTCCAGGATCAAATATCCTATGCTGCAGTGGCTACTTCTGTGGACCTTAG
- the LOC120641815 gene encoding uncharacterized protein LOC120641815 isoform X3, whose translation MEYERIHQKAQAGALSPTKLRMKIMGAHNRVRVITSNSSSRTSPAKNVEASQAQNRLLVCDVLEEDNSDGTKHPSEINKTEAVGKDSALYVNKVQNTSKSSVPQPATSNSSMIHPVRPVEEDSAECHNGLDNASTSSFEFHGGDKPATQNPAAGYFSRQASSKWNDAEKWIVNRQNVNQNISKGTAQNQTVHQMNSAAARGVIVPKISGRPVQKMKRVNPALSAPRSILERLSFASYQPKLVRHADVCPVSSSSATPEYHKATDTGSEIEVKPCNEPKAISTVQSVSVRDVGTEMTPIPSQEPSRTGTPLGSMTPTRSPNCSIPSTPVGGRSVASPGEDNTDDGPYFNRKGGTHGNELSDTEMRLKTRQEIAALGIQLGKMNIATWARKEELELVSAAPSIADLEQMKKEYASRAASYEEAENTKHTARFKKEEVKIEAWESRQRAKIESEMRRIEECAERMRSEAMAKMAEKLEMTRRIAEEKRASANAKMNQQAAIAVQKAEKIRQTGGVPGSNILCCSGYFCGP comes from the exons ATGGAGTACGAGAGGATTCATCAGAAAGCCCAG GCTGGTGCCCTTTCTCCAACAAAGCTAAGGATGAAGATTATGGGGGCCCACAATCGAGTAAGAGTTATCACCAGCAACTCATCATCGCGAACATCACCTGCAAAAAACGTTGAAGCGTCACAAGCGCAGAACAGGTTACTAGTCTGTGATGTTCTTGAAGAAG ACAACTCAGATGGCACCAAACACCCTTCAGAAATTAACAAAACTGAAGCTGTAGGAAAGGATTCAGCCTTATATGTCAATAAGGTTCAGAACACTTCCAAGAGTTCAGTTCCCCAACCAGCAACAAGCAACTCGAGCATGATACATCCAGTGAGACCTGTGGAAGAAGACAGTGCTGAATGTCATAATGGGCTTGACAATGCTAGTACTAGTAGCTTTGAGTTCCATGGAGGTGACAAGCCGGCGACGCAGAATCCAGCAGCGGGGTATTTCTCCAGACAGGCTTCCTCGAAGTGGAATGACGCTGAGAAATGGATCGTGAACCGGCAGAATGTTAATCAGAACATCTCCAAAGGCACAGCACAGAATCAGACTGTACACCAGATGAATTCTGCTGCAGCCAGGGGCGTCATTGTGCCCAAAATTTCTGGTCGCCCTGTGCAGAAAATGAAGAGAGTGAATCCAGCTTTGTCTGCTCCACGTAGCATATTAGAGAGGTTATCTTTTGCTTCGTATCAGCCAAAGTTGGTTAGGCATGCTGATGTCTGTCCAGTTAGTAGTTCTAGTGCTACCCCCGAGTATCACAAGGCAACTGATACTGGTTCAGAAATAGAAGTGAAGCCCTGCAACGAACCAAAGG CTATTTCAACAGTTCAGTCAGTGTCCGTGAGAGATGTTGGCACAGAAATGACTCCGATACCTAGTCAGGAACCTTCAAGGACGGGAACTCCACTTGGGTCAATGACTCCAACTCGAAGCCCTAATTGTTCGATACCATCAACACCTGTAGGAGGGAGGTCAGTAGCATCACCTGGAGAAGACAACACAGATGATGGACCATATTTCAACAGAAAAGGTGGTACACATGGAAATGAATTGTCAGATACTGAAATGAGGCTCAAGACAAGGCAAGAAATTGCCGCTCTCGGTATACAGCTAGGTAAGATGAACATTGCTACATGGGCCAGAAAAGAAGAGCTAGAACTAGTCTCTGCAGCACCGAGCATTGCTGATTTGGAGCAGATGAAGAAGGAATATGCTTCCCGTGCTGCATCATATGAGGAGGCAGAAAATACTAAACATACAGCAAG ATTCAAAAAGGAAGAGGTGAAGATTGAAGCTTGGGAAAGTCGTCAAAGAGCAAAAATTGAATCTGAAATGAGAAGAATAGAG GAATGTGCTGAGAGAATGAGAAGTGAGGCCATGGCGAAGATGGCTGAAAAGCTAGAGATGACACGCCGCATCGCTGAAGAGAAACGAGCTTCAGCCAATGCCAAAATGAACCAGCAAGCAGCAATAGCAGTTCAGAAGGCTGAGAAGATTCGCCAAACAGGAGGAGTTCCAGGATCAAATATCCTATGCTGCAGTGGCTACTTCTGTGGACCTTAG
- the LOC120641815 gene encoding uncharacterized protein LOC120641815 isoform X2, producing MEYERIHQKAQAGALSPTKLRMKIMGAHNRVRVITSNSSSRTSPAKNVEASQAQNRLLVCDVLEEVSDNSDGTKHPSEINKTEAVGKDSALYVNKVQNTSKSSVPQPATSNSSMIHPVRPVEEDSAECHNGLDNASTSSFEFHGGDKPATQNPAAGYFSRQASSKWNDAEKWIVNRQNVNQNISKGTAQNQTVHQMNSAAARGVIVPKISGRPVQKMKRVNPALSAPRSILERLSFASYQPKLVRHADVCPVSSSSATPEYHKATDTGSEIEVKPCNEPKAISTVQSVSVRDVGTEMTPIPSQEPSRTGTPLGSMTPTRSPNCSIPSTPVGGRSVASPGEDNTDDGPYFNRKGGTHGNELSDTEMRLKTRQEIAALGIQLGKMNIATWARKEELELVSAAPSIADLEQMKKEYASRAASYEEAENTKHTARFKKEEVKIEAWESRQRAKIESEMRRIEECAERMRSEAMAKMAEKLEMTRRIAEEKRASANAKMNQQAAIAVQKAEKIRQTGGVPGSNILCCSGYFCGP from the exons ATGGAGTACGAGAGGATTCATCAGAAAGCCCAG GCTGGTGCCCTTTCTCCAACAAAGCTAAGGATGAAGATTATGGGGGCCCACAATCGAGTAAGAGTTATCACCAGCAACTCATCATCGCGAACATCACCTGCAAAAAACGTTGAAGCGTCACAAGCGCAGAACAGGTTACTAGTCTGTGATGTTCTTGAAGAAG TTTCAGACAACTCAGATGGCACCAAACACCCTTCAGAAATTAACAAAACTGAAGCTGTAGGAAAGGATTCAGCCTTATATGTCAATAAGGTTCAGAACACTTCCAAGAGTTCAGTTCCCCAACCAGCAACAAGCAACTCGAGCATGATACATCCAGTGAGACCTGTGGAAGAAGACAGTGCTGAATGTCATAATGGGCTTGACAATGCTAGTACTAGTAGCTTTGAGTTCCATGGAGGTGACAAGCCGGCGACGCAGAATCCAGCAGCGGGGTATTTCTCCAGACAGGCTTCCTCGAAGTGGAATGACGCTGAGAAATGGATCGTGAACCGGCAGAATGTTAATCAGAACATCTCCAAAGGCACAGCACAGAATCAGACTGTACACCAGATGAATTCTGCTGCAGCCAGGGGCGTCATTGTGCCCAAAATTTCTGGTCGCCCTGTGCAGAAAATGAAGAGAGTGAATCCAGCTTTGTCTGCTCCACGTAGCATATTAGAGAGGTTATCTTTTGCTTCGTATCAGCCAAAGTTGGTTAGGCATGCTGATGTCTGTCCAGTTAGTAGTTCTAGTGCTACCCCCGAGTATCACAAGGCAACTGATACTGGTTCAGAAATAGAAGTGAAGCCCTGCAACGAACCAAAGG CTATTTCAACAGTTCAGTCAGTGTCCGTGAGAGATGTTGGCACAGAAATGACTCCGATACCTAGTCAGGAACCTTCAAGGACGGGAACTCCACTTGGGTCAATGACTCCAACTCGAAGCCCTAATTGTTCGATACCATCAACACCTGTAGGAGGGAGGTCAGTAGCATCACCTGGAGAAGACAACACAGATGATGGACCATATTTCAACAGAAAAGGTGGTACACATGGAAATGAATTGTCAGATACTGAAATGAGGCTCAAGACAAGGCAAGAAATTGCCGCTCTCGGTATACAGCTAGGTAAGATGAACATTGCTACATGGGCCAGAAAAGAAGAGCTAGAACTAGTCTCTGCAGCACCGAGCATTGCTGATTTGGAGCAGATGAAGAAGGAATATGCTTCCCGTGCTGCATCATATGAGGAGGCAGAAAATACTAAACATACAGCAAG ATTCAAAAAGGAAGAGGTGAAGATTGAAGCTTGGGAAAGTCGTCAAAGAGCAAAAATTGAATCTGAAATGAGAAGAATAGAG GAATGTGCTGAGAGAATGAGAAGTGAGGCCATGGCGAAGATGGCTGAAAAGCTAGAGATGACACGCCGCATCGCTGAAGAGAAACGAGCTTCAGCCAATGCCAAAATGAACCAGCAAGCAGCAATAGCAGTTCAGAAGGCTGAGAAGATTCGCCAAACAGGAGGAGTTCCAGGATCAAATATCCTATGCTGCAGTGGCTACTTCTGTGGACCTTAG